The window GGGGATTTGTGGGAGATGTAACAGGAGATGGAGTTGATGATTTAGCACTTGTATATGATTATGACGGTAATTCTACGGGATACGGCTATGCAGTAATAGTGGCGGGAGACAGGAATCTGGTATCTGTTCAGGATAATAATCCCTCTTCAGTTCCTTCATCTTTGAAGTTGGAAGCGTACCCCAACCCGTTTAATCCAACAACAAAGATGAAGTATACTCTTACGACTACGGGCTTCGTGACACTTTCAATAGTCAGTGTATCAGGAGAGCTGATTGAAAGACGGGAACTTGGAGAGCGACATCCCGGAAGTTATGAACAAGAGATAAACCTCGGTTCGAAAAACGCTGCCTCGGGAATCTATTTTGCAGAGATAACCCTCAAGACAGGTTCAGAAGTGAAGAAGGAGAGGGTAAAACTACAGTTGCTCAAGTAGATAAGAATATTTCTAAAAGCTGTCATCAGAAATGGTGGCAGCTTTTTTTTCAGGTATCTGCCGTATTAATTAAGACCTGTTTGGTCTCAACAAAATCAAAAAGTCTAATAAAATGAATAACACCAAATTCTTAATTCTGTCAGTTTTGCTCTCGTTTTCAGCCTTGTCACAGAACAGGCCGGGAATCGATTACTTCCTGCACATCAGTTTTTTTGACCAGTACATAAATGCCAAATTTGGTGTTGAAGCGTGGAGTGACAAAGAAAACAATGTACTGCAAAGAGTTAAGCCTGTATATGAGATGATGAAAGCAGCCGGAATTACGCATTGTGTTACATTTCTTGATGATTACACTTCAGATACCCTCGTAAATCCGGGACTGAAAATCTACGACCGTCACATCGAATGGTCGGAAATAGAAAGTCTGCCGGTCGAGGGAACAAACAATCCCGGGAGATATCTCCTCGCTCAGGGACTCGATACGATTGAGAATGCCTTTGAGATCGGGGAATCGTCGTCGTTTACCGGCTCTTCACTTACAAAAGAGAATAATTATGGCTTCGGAGTTGCCGGGGGAGACACGAGCAGCGTCTGGTGGATGAATGTTGCTCCCAATATGATTCCCAAGTGGGTCACGGGTAAAACGGGCGGCAGGGCATCTGATGACCTTGACACCGGCGGGAAAAAAATAAAAATCAGAAGAGGAGAAGTGTCAGCCGGAGGCGGATATTACCTGGTTTACGGGATTATTAACCGGATGATGTTTACACGAAACAGGCAGCACTTTATGTGGATAAAGGCAAAAACAGACGAAAATAACCTTCCCGCTTCCACTCCCGTGCTTACTGTCCGGATAAGAATTAAACCATATACTTATGAAATGAATCCCGAAGATCATTTCGGAAAGCAATTGAATTTTGAAGATCCTGCCACTTTAAGAGACTCTTTACTGCCCGATGTGGTCTTTCAAATTCCTGTAACCGTGAAGGATTTTAAGGGAGATGGCTACCACTGGATCGAAGTTACTCATCCTCTTTTTCGACGAAGTGATGCGTTCAATCAGGTGGGGAAGGAGATGGAGATCGCTCTGTATTTCGAGAACAACATCGGTGTGAGTATAGACAGGATCGCCATTTGTGATGAGGATTTCAGGGAGTTCTATTCAAACGGGAAACTTCGCTCGGAGATTGAGTCTGCGATCAATTCAAAAACCGGTAAATACATCGATAATCCTCTTTTTGAATCGGCATATTATGATGAACCATACATGCTTACGACGAAGATCCGGGGGGATTATCAGAAAATGTTGAGAAGGGGAACGAACAGGGAAAGACTTGATATTAATGGTGCAACAGGAGGTGCCTGGAACTGGAATCTTGCTTTCGACAGGGAAATGTCCAAAGGTGAACAGTTCTATAAAAATTATCTCCTCTATGATTTCTATCCCCTGATCAGGGAGATTCCAAAAGGATACGATGATCAGGCAAGACTTCAGAGGGCTTTTGATGAGATGATCTGCCACAAAGGTGAACCTGTACTTAAATATCCGGGTCACGACCGCGACATGATCCAACACATGGGCTATCTTTCCGCAATAGAAGCATCCCAAAATTACACATCAGGAATCCCGGGGGATGACATCCCCTTGTTTCACACCATACAAGTGGCTGCATCTCAGACCATAAGATACGACGGTAACGGGAAATACTCTTACAAACCTAAATTTGGTGAACTTCGGGCACCGACACCGGAGGAAGTAAAGGCGATGAGTAATCTCGCAATAGCTTATGGAGCAAAAGGTTTCATGTATTATATGGTACCGACAATGATCCCGATGTTCAGACAACCTCTCGTGGAAGGGAGTGAAGTGCTTGCAACTTACGGAATCTTTGACGATGCCGGGAGAAAATATGATGATGACAGCAAGGAAGTCTGTTTCTCAAGAGGCTATGCGGAACAAACAGGAAATGACAGATACCGGGCAGTGAAAGAAACCATAACCACCATCAAATCGATAGAAAAATACATTTTGCGAGGCAATTGGCTGAACGGGTTTACATCAGATCAGAATGGCGGGAAATATCGTCTCGATAGAGGAAGAAAATGGATCAGTTCGATCAGCAGCAGACTTCTTGACAAAGATATTCCCGACTCAATACCTTATATGGAAGCAGGACTGTTTGGTTATACCAACGGACTGAGCGGCAAGGAAAGGACTTTTTCGCCTGACACTTTACTTCTTTATGTTGTGAATAAATTTTGTGACGATACTGACCGTGATCCGACTACTCATGCGGTCAGGGAAGTAAAGGTATTTATCGATGTGGAGAGTGTTCCATTCAAAAGATTTAAAATTCTGAACTTGTCTGATTCACAAAACACGGTACCCGGTCGATTTTCGCAGGACAGGACCGGCAGTTCAGATTATGTGAAATTACTACTTTCAGGAGGGGATGCCGCACTCCTGATGATTGTGAAGGAATGACTTCACTTTGGTCACCGGTACAATCTGTTTCTAATTTATAAGGCTGTCTCTTAACGGGCAACCTTTTTTTAGAACCCGGGAGCTTCGGAACCGTATATTCTTTAAGTGATAAAAGCACTCAAGTACTCAGGTACTCAAGTCACTCAGGAACTGCCTCCCAATTCCCCAAATATTCCTATTTTTAAAGTTTGAAATATTTAAAATATTAAGACTTTATAAGTATGAAATATCAAGCAAGCGAAATCGAGCCGAAATGGCAAAAATACTGGGACGAGCACGGGGTTTACAAGACTGATCTGAACGATCCTGCCAAAAAGCTTTACTCCCTGGTAATGTTTATTTACCCTTCAGGGGCAAAACTTCACTGCGGGCACTGGTACAATTATGGTCCCGCTGACACATGGGCACGATTCAGAAAATTGATGGGATATAATGTTTACGAACCGTTCGGTTACGATGCATTTGGTCTTCCAGCCGAAAACTACGCAATAAAGACGGGTGTTCATCCGTTGGACAGCACCCTGAAAAACATAGAAGATATCAGAGCCCAGCTCAAAAGAATCGGCTGCATGTATGATTCAAACAGTGAATTGATGACATGTGATCCCGATTATTACAAATGGAATCAGTGGCTTTTTCTTCAACTCTACAAAAAAGGACTCGCATACCGCAAAAAATCACCCGTAAACTGGTGTACTTCGTGCCAGACAGTTTTGGCTAATGAACAGGTACTCGGGGATGGAAGCTGTGAGAGATGCGGAAGTCCCGTTATTCAAAAAAACCTTGTACAGTGGTTCTTTAAGACCACAGCCTATGCCGACAGACTGCTTGAAGATCTTGATCTGATTGACTGGCCCGAAGAGACAAAGACCAAACAGCGTAACTGGATTGGCAGAAGTGTGGGTGCTGAAGTCGAATTTAAGGTGGAAGGAAGTGAAGAGGTAATAAAAGTTTTTACCACCCGACCTGACACACTTTTTGGTGTTACCTATGTAACCCTGGCTCCCGAGCATCCGCTTGTAGCAAAACTCACGAAGCCCGAATACAAATCGTCTGTTGAAAAATATGTTGAACAAACCGCATATCTGACCGATATTGACAGACAATCGACGACAAAAGAGAAATCGGGTGTGTTCACGGGTTCTTATGCGGTTAATCCGGTCAACGGTGAATCGGTTCCCGTCTGGATCGGTGATTATGTCCTCGTAACCTATGGA is drawn from Bacteroidota bacterium and contains these coding sequences:
- a CDS encoding T9SS type A sorting domain-containing protein — protein: GFVGDVTGDGVDDLALVYDYDGNSTGYGYAVIVAGDRNLVSVQDNNPSSVPSSLKLEAYPNPFNPTTKMKYTLTTTGFVTLSIVSVSGELIERRELGERHPGSYEQEINLGSKNAASGIYFAEITLKTGSEVKKERVKLQLLK